The Raoultibacter phocaeensis genome includes a window with the following:
- a CDS encoding DUF5067 domain-containing protein, producing the protein MERGRAMTRRSFAALALASAIAAPAALSGCAAGGAGPEFDVRVERTWTTGGRDGKRMLVADLAVRNNGAESVPLGYVGYSCATASQGATALPQGYLPPEVPGALPTEGGNLAPGAEGRSQVAFELRGDDPVEVVVAPATADGKSTVELYRETLDPARIEKVESEAGFDLEVGGATVADDGEGKGLVVVDFTFTNNADEPRSFSSAADVQLYQGDVELKQGYLPYRHPSYDEERDGNRTAKVKKGASVEVQAAWELLDEGSPVELRAVDWESYDQRTVLEKTIELAGAGKAPAADAGAKA; encoded by the coding sequence ATGGAAAGAGGAAGGGCGATGACGCGGCGGTCGTTCGCCGCCCTGGCGCTCGCGTCCGCGATCGCCGCGCCGGCGGCCCTCTCGGGCTGCGCGGCGGGAGGCGCGGGCCCGGAGTTCGACGTGCGCGTCGAGCGCACGTGGACGACGGGGGGCCGAGACGGCAAGAGGATGCTCGTCGCGGACCTCGCGGTCAGGAACAACGGGGCGGAGAGCGTGCCCCTCGGGTACGTGGGGTACTCCTGCGCGACCGCGTCCCAGGGCGCCACCGCGCTGCCGCAGGGCTACCTGCCCCCCGAGGTGCCGGGCGCGCTGCCGACGGAGGGCGGGAACCTGGCCCCCGGAGCGGAAGGCAGGAGCCAGGTCGCCTTCGAGCTCAGGGGCGACGATCCCGTCGAGGTCGTCGTCGCGCCCGCGACGGCCGACGGCAAGTCGACCGTCGAGCTCTACCGGGAGACGCTCGACCCCGCGCGGATCGAGAAGGTCGAGTCGGAGGCGGGCTTCGACCTCGAGGTGGGCGGCGCGACGGTCGCCGACGACGGCGAGGGCAAGGGCCTCGTGGTGGTGGACTTCACGTTCACGAACAACGCCGACGAGCCGAGGTCGTTCAGCAGCGCGGCCGACGTGCAGCTGTACCAGGGCGACGTGGAGCTCAAGCAGGGCTACCTGCCCTACCGGCACCCTTCCTACGACGAGGAGAGGGACGGGAACAGGACGGCCAAGGTGAAGAAGGGCGCGAGCGTCGAGGTGCAGGCCGCCTGGGAGCTGCTCGACGAGGGCTCGCCGGTCGAGCTCAGGGCCGTCGACTGGGAGAGCTACGACCAGCGCACGGTGCTCGAGAAGACCATCGAGCTCGCCGGGGCCGGCAAGGCCCCGGCCGCGGACGCCGGCGCGAAGGCGTAG
- a CDS encoding InlB B-repeat-containing protein — protein sequence MQKDASMSRRSFAALGAAALASACAGALAPRGAAWADPSGTASVEAENGCVRITHPDQPTSSNIPQATRDDPPRASVTVGSTAEPSWLSVSGVPAHRDCEFLRVTVSDGAGGFAEVARYDEDEGKPSLLAWDFDLGATALHFRQSEIGGDAFNLKMRLVEPVAFPLAFRYEYAPAPVYTISFHADRGSGSEVVAVYERHYLDERGEPPAVSRPGHLLVGWRDMDGPASGPPAWYEPTLWMERADLDFEAVWEARECAVSYDLAGGTLDGAATVAGRVVGFSDKGILPVSGADPTREGFAFAGWAWQGRPVAPDDSVESLAGDDSVASLELVAQWTEAPPVGDGGQPAAGAPSEPDGRPSNGTANAKATGERLAATGDPAAVPAALSAAAAAAAALAASSALGRRGPGGAADDE from the coding sequence ATGCAGAAGGATGCGAGCATGAGCAGGAGGTCGTTCGCGGCCCTGGGGGCGGCCGCGCTGGCCTCGGCCTGCGCGGGAGCGCTGGCGCCCCGGGGCGCGGCGTGGGCCGATCCGTCCGGGACGGCGAGCGTGGAGGCCGAGAACGGGTGCGTGAGGATCACGCACCCGGACCAACCGACGTCGTCGAACATACCGCAGGCGACGAGGGACGACCCGCCGCGCGCCTCGGTGACGGTCGGCTCGACGGCGGAGCCCTCCTGGCTGAGCGTGTCAGGCGTGCCCGCGCACCGGGACTGCGAGTTTCTGCGCGTGACCGTCTCCGACGGCGCCGGGGGCTTCGCCGAGGTCGCGCGCTACGACGAGGATGAGGGCAAGCCCTCCCTGCTGGCATGGGACTTCGATCTCGGGGCGACCGCCCTGCATTTCCGGCAGTCCGAGATCGGAGGAGACGCCTTCAACCTCAAGATGAGGCTGGTCGAGCCGGTGGCGTTCCCGCTCGCCTTCCGCTACGAGTACGCCCCGGCGCCCGTCTACACGATCTCGTTCCACGCCGACAGGGGCTCGGGCAGCGAGGTCGTCGCCGTGTACGAGCGGCACTACCTGGACGAGCGCGGCGAGCCGCCCGCCGTCTCCCGGCCGGGTCACCTGCTGGTCGGCTGGCGCGACATGGACGGCCCCGCCTCCGGCCCGCCCGCGTGGTACGAGCCGACGCTGTGGATGGAGCGGGCCGACCTGGACTTCGAAGCCGTATGGGAGGCGAGGGAGTGCGCGGTGTCCTACGACCTGGCCGGCGGCACCCTGGACGGCGCCGCGACCGTGGCCGGCCGGGTCGTCGGGTTCTCCGACAAGGGGATCCTGCCCGTTTCGGGCGCCGATCCGACGAGGGAGGGCTTCGCCTTCGCGGGCTGGGCCTGGCAGGGCAGGCCGGTGGCGCCCGACGACTCGGTCGAATCGCTCGCGGGGGACGACTCCGTCGCGTCGCTCGAGCTCGTCGCGCAATGGACGGAGGCGCCCCCGGTCGGCGACGGCGGCCAGCCGGCTGCCGGCGCCCCCTCGGAGCCGGACGGCAGGCCGTCGAACGGCACGGCGAACGCGAAAGCGACGGGAGAGCGGCTCGCGGCGACGGGCGACCCCGCAGCGGTCCCGGCGGCCCTGTCCGCGGCCGCAGCGGCCGCGGCCGCGCTCGCGGCGTCCTCGGCGCTCGGCCGGCGGGGGCCGGGAGGCGCAGCGGACGACGAGTGA
- a CDS encoding DUF5067 domain-containing protein has translation MEDRETTAGGGDVPASVGGAQEEGWVPGPLAESEARRGAAPPPPVGQPATAPPPFSAAPPAPLPGAGKATAALALGIAAIVLCAAPLLGIALGAAAVLVAGSYRKLLGEDGGGDPRAGRAKAGRVCGFVGIGLGALWTLVWAAAIAMGVWAVSVAGIHEGSDPLPEPPAATQGPSTGGGSEADPSGGSAGGSAADPDDVIIAGGADVSSKYAFEVDTAVVGLDEYSEAPVVVLVGDFTNESDETVSFSDALGATASQGGRELYSAYLRGADAFNYESIAPGETVPVFVGWELGDAESDVEIVVYDQYHYAKQAVFEGAYTIDELLANTEALSSELEGIIDEEQELAA, from the coding sequence ATGGAAGACAGAGAGACGACGGCGGGCGGCGGCGACGTCCCGGCCTCGGTCGGTGGCGCCCAGGAGGAAGGCTGGGTTCCCGGGCCCCTCGCAGAATCCGAAGCCCGACGGGGGGCGGCCCCGCCGCCACCTGTCGGGCAGCCTGCGACGGCTCCTCCGCCCTTTTCCGCCGCCCCGCCCGCGCCCCTGCCGGGCGCGGGGAAGGCGACCGCCGCGCTCGCCCTGGGCATCGCGGCCATCGTGCTGTGCGCCGCCCCCCTGCTCGGCATCGCCCTGGGCGCAGCCGCCGTCCTGGTCGCGGGGTCGTACCGGAAGCTGCTCGGCGAGGACGGCGGGGGCGATCCCAGGGCCGGCCGCGCCAAGGCGGGCCGGGTGTGCGGCTTCGTCGGCATCGGCTTGGGCGCCCTGTGGACCTTGGTCTGGGCGGCGGCGATCGCCATGGGCGTGTGGGCGGTCTCGGTCGCGGGGATCCACGAGGGCTCCGACCCGCTGCCGGAGCCCCCGGCCGCGACGCAGGGGCCTTCGACCGGGGGAGGCTCCGAAGCGGACCCGTCTGGCGGATCTGCAGGCGGCTCGGCCGCGGATCCCGACGACGTGATCATCGCCGGCGGGGCGGACGTCTCGTCCAAGTACGCGTTCGAGGTGGACACGGCGGTTGTGGGTCTCGACGAGTACTCGGAGGCCCCGGTGGTCGTCCTCGTGGGGGATTTCACGAACGAGTCGGACGAGACGGTCTCGTTCTCCGATGCTCTCGGCGCGACCGCGTCCCAGGGCGGCCGGGAGCTCTACTCCGCCTACCTGAGGGGCGCGGACGCGTTCAACTACGAGTCCATCGCGCCCGGCGAGACCGTGCCGGTGTTCGTCGGCTGGGAGCTCGGGGACGCCGAGTCGGACGTCGAGATCGTCGTCTACGACCAGTACCACTACGCCAAGCAGGCCGTATTCGAAGGGGCCTACACGATAGACGAGCTTTTGGCCAACACCGAGGCGCTCTCCAGCGAGCTGGAGGGCATCATCGACGAGGAGCAGGAGCTGGCCGCGTAA
- a CDS encoding helix-turn-helix domain-containing protein has product MRDKRMAVFAAAYEKGSIAAAARCLGISYQGALRRVRDLEGELGGDLFVRAPWGVVPTPLGQEVRAGLDREAGGEG; this is encoded by the coding sequence ATGCGCGACAAGCGCATGGCCGTGTTCGCGGCCGCATACGAGAAGGGATCCATCGCCGCCGCGGCGAGGTGCCTCGGCATCTCGTACCAGGGGGCCCTCCGGCGCGTGCGCGACCTCGAGGGTGAGCTCGGCGGGGACCTGTTCGTCAGGGCGCCGTGGGGCGTCGTCCCCACCCCGCTCGGCCAGGAGGTCCGCGCCGGGCTCGACCGGGAAGCCGGAGGGGAGGGATAG
- a CDS encoding DUF4013 domain-containing protein produces MAWADVRASKGWLGKAALLALVMMVPVLNFFAVGYLLLWGCDAARGRREALPQGTFRDGSFALGFYVLAVGFIAGAVVGLVALVPILGLLALAAMVVLYPLLYAAFLRIGLTGRFGAAFDLSEIWARFRAGMGQAMLAWWAPSLISSAAVSVVAVPIALLAIMPMFAAAGFAGTGSEMAAPAVLLGVGAFFLVGALIAYAVMLLSACMQMVVFRAFGHWVARFAPHWTQPQAPLEWQVPMGR; encoded by the coding sequence ATGGCATGGGCCGACGTGCGCGCTTCGAAAGGCTGGCTCGGCAAGGCGGCGCTGCTCGCGCTCGTCATGATGGTGCCGGTGCTGAACTTCTTCGCCGTCGGGTACCTGCTCCTGTGGGGATGCGACGCGGCGCGCGGACGGCGCGAGGCGCTTCCCCAGGGGACGTTCAGGGACGGCTCGTTCGCGCTCGGCTTCTACGTCCTCGCGGTGGGCTTCATCGCGGGCGCGGTCGTGGGGCTGGTCGCCCTCGTGCCGATCCTCGGCCTGCTGGCCCTCGCGGCCATGGTGGTCCTGTACCCGCTCCTGTACGCCGCCTTCCTGCGCATCGGCCTGACCGGCCGCTTCGGGGCCGCGTTCGACCTCTCGGAGATATGGGCGCGCTTCCGGGCGGGCATGGGGCAGGCCATGCTCGCCTGGTGGGCGCCGTCGCTGATCTCGTCGGCGGCGGTCTCGGTGGTGGCCGTGCCGATCGCGCTCCTGGCGATCATGCCGATGTTCGCGGCGGCGGGCTTCGCGGGCACGGGGTCGGAGATGGCCGCCCCCGCCGTCCTCCTCGGAGTGGGGGCCTTCTTCCTGGTCGGCGCCCTGATCGCCTACGCGGTCATGCTCCTCTCCGCCTGCATGCAGATGGTCGTGTTCCGCGCGTTCGGCCACTGGGTGGCGCGCTTCGCGCCGCACTGGACGCAGCCGCAGGCTCCGCTGGAATGGCAGGTGCCGATGGGAAGATAA
- a CDS encoding helix-turn-helix domain-containing protein, whose amino-acid sequence MARSGRGDRGYSAAGEAKNLEKACLEADPERIYLPMLEGLPYMMNTRQVAEALNVTAQEIRKLLNGGELRGTRVGTTWIVPKPQLLRYLYENHNYPRD is encoded by the coding sequence ATGGCTAGGAGCGGGCGAGGCGACCGGGGATACTCGGCTGCAGGCGAGGCGAAGAACCTCGAGAAGGCCTGCCTCGAGGCCGATCCCGAGAGGATCTACCTGCCGATGCTCGAGGGACTGCCCTACATGATGAACACCCGCCAGGTAGCCGAGGCCCTGAACGTCACGGCCCAGGAGATCCGCAAGCTGCTCAACGGCGGCGAGCTCAGGGGCACGAGGGTGGGAACGACCTGGATCGTCCCGAAGCCGCAGCTGCTCCGCTACCTGTACGAGAACCACAACTACCCTCGGGATTAG
- a CDS encoding helix-turn-helix domain-containing protein: protein MEMYYPNLDLALTVYMKRVGMTQSDLAKAMPMSSNSFSWKRRGIRDWTLPEAVKIADMVGMSLDDLTGRGPSRRAGRQEAVQWKDPKHG, encoded by the coding sequence ATGGAGATGTACTACCCGAACCTCGATCTGGCTCTGACCGTGTACATGAAGCGGGTCGGCATGACGCAAAGCGACCTGGCCAAGGCGATGCCCATGTCAAGCAACAGCTTCAGCTGGAAACGGCGGGGCATTCGGGACTGGACCCTCCCCGAAGCGGTCAAGATAGCGGACATGGTCGGCATGTCGCTCGACGACCTGACGGGAAGGGGACCTTCGAGAAGAGCCGGGCGCCAGGAAGCCGTGCAGTGGAAGGATCCGAAGCATGGCTAG